One window of the Oceanicaulis sp. genome contains the following:
- a CDS encoding DUF5615 family PIN-like protein, with product MNFLVDQNLPVWLAIWITDQGLPAEHVRRIGLARASDGDIVEEAQRRRAAIITKDGDFAQPPGPGVPVIWVRLGNTTHQRLAKDWPAAWPQIIEALDAGEMLVEVRAP from the coding sequence ATGAACTTTCTCGTCGACCAGAACCTGCCGGTCTGGCTCGCCATCTGGATCACCGATCAGGGACTGCCCGCCGAGCATGTGCGCCGAATCGGACTGGCGCGCGCGTCGGACGGCGACATCGTCGAGGAGGCGCAGCGCCGCCGTGCGGCGATCATTACAAAGGACGGGGATTTCGCTCAGCCGCCGGGTCCCGGCGTGCCGGTGATCTGGGTCCGGCTCGGCAACACGACACATCAACGGCTCGCAAAGGACTGGCCGGCCGCATGGCCCCAGATCATCGAGGCGCTGGATGCAGGCGAGATGCTGGTCGAGGTCAGAGCCCCCTAA
- a CDS encoding SLC13 family permease, whose protein sequence is MTDTPSVAPESAGLTKRIGFWTGIVLAAGLQVIPLPEGLSREAWLLASLALLMASWWATEAIPIAATALVPLAVFPFLGIVSTRTAAAPYADPIVMLLLGGFVVALAIERWNLHARIALNVVAAFGSRPAAMVLGFMAASALLSMWISNTATTLMMIPIALKVADAVAEEGVDARRFAPALALAVAYAASVGGVMTPVGTPTNLIAMGFLTREFDTAVSFPQWMMLGVPAALLIIPVMWLILTRWVFRIENRAPSAAGRAAVLEHRKALGRMSTPELRVALAFGTVALLWMGRDLPGFLIGLGEDVSFGWNPLLAWLSGQISLPVTPALGNAQIAMAGALAMFLIPAGGAHKGEALMDWPTVQRLPWAVILLFGGGLSLAAAIQATGLAEWIGGHLAWVAALPLPLTVLILCLIVVFLTELTSNVATVSGFLPVLAAVAVEAGVPPVWLVAPIAIAASCAFMLPVATAPNAIVYASGAASMNQMIKAGFRINLAAAPIVALVASVLGPVAFPG, encoded by the coding sequence AGCCGGGAGGCCTGGCTTCTGGCCTCGCTGGCGCTTCTGATGGCGAGCTGGTGGGCGACCGAAGCCATACCGATCGCGGCGACCGCGCTGGTCCCGCTCGCCGTGTTTCCGTTTCTCGGCATCGTGTCGACGCGGACGGCGGCCGCGCCCTACGCCGATCCGATCGTCATGCTGCTGCTGGGCGGGTTTGTCGTCGCACTGGCGATCGAGCGGTGGAATCTGCATGCGCGCATCGCGCTCAACGTCGTGGCCGCGTTCGGATCACGGCCGGCGGCGATGGTGCTAGGCTTCATGGCCGCGAGCGCGCTTCTGTCGATGTGGATCTCCAACACCGCCACCACGCTGATGATGATCCCGATCGCGCTGAAGGTCGCCGACGCAGTCGCAGAAGAGGGCGTGGACGCGAGACGCTTCGCCCCGGCTCTGGCGCTCGCGGTCGCCTATGCGGCGTCGGTCGGCGGGGTGATGACCCCGGTCGGAACGCCGACGAACCTCATCGCCATGGGCTTTCTGACCCGCGAGTTCGACACGGCTGTGAGCTTTCCCCAGTGGATGATGCTGGGCGTGCCGGCCGCCCTTCTGATCATCCCCGTCATGTGGCTGATCCTGACGCGCTGGGTGTTCAGGATCGAGAACCGGGCGCCCAGCGCGGCCGGCCGCGCCGCCGTGCTCGAACACAGAAAAGCGCTCGGGAGAATGAGCACGCCGGAGCTGCGCGTCGCGCTCGCCTTCGGCACGGTCGCGCTTTTGTGGATGGGCCGGGACCTGCCCGGATTTCTCATCGGGCTGGGCGAGGACGTCAGCTTCGGCTGGAACCCGCTTCTGGCCTGGCTGAGCGGACAGATCAGCCTGCCCGTCACGCCGGCGCTGGGCAACGCCCAGATCGCCATGGCTGGCGCGCTGGCGATGTTCCTGATCCCCGCGGGCGGGGCGCACAAGGGCGAAGCGCTGATGGACTGGCCCACCGTGCAGCGCCTGCCCTGGGCGGTGATCTTATTGTTCGGCGGGGGCCTGTCGCTGGCCGCGGCGATCCAGGCGACGGGGCTGGCTGAATGGATCGGCGGTCATCTCGCCTGGGTGGCGGCCCTGCCCTTGCCGCTGACCGTGCTGATCCTGTGCCTGATCGTGGTCTTCCTGACCGAGCTGACCTCGAACGTGGCTACGGTCTCGGGCTTCCTGCCCGTGCTCGCCGCTGTCGCGGTGGAGGCCGGCGTGCCGCCGGTCTGGCTCGTCGCGCCGATCGCGATTGCAGCGAGTTGCGCCTTCATGCTGCCGGTCGCCACAGCGCCCAACGCCATCGTCTACGCCTCGGGCGCAGCCAGTATGAACCAGATGATCAAGGCGGGCTTCCGCATCAACCTCGCCGCGGCCCCCATCGTGGCGCTGGTCGCAAGCGTGCTCGGCCCGGTGGCGTTTCCGGGTTAG